In a genomic window of Piliocolobus tephrosceles isolate RC106 chromosome 1, ASM277652v3, whole genome shotgun sequence:
- the EPHX1 gene encoding epoxide hydrolase 1, with product MWLEILLTSVLGFAIYWFISRDKEETLPLEDGWWGPGTRPAGREDESIHPFKVETSDEEIHDLHQRIDKFRFTPPLEDSCFHYGFNSNYLKKVISYWRNEFDWKKQVEILNRYPHFKTKIEGLDIHFIHVKPPQLPAGRTPKPLLMVHGWPGSFYEFYKIIPLLTDPKNHGLSDEHVFEVICPSIPGYGFSEASSKKGFNSVATARIFYKLMLRLGFQEFYIQGGDWGALICTNMAQLVPSHVKGLHLNMALVLSNFSTLTLLLGRRFGRFLGYTERDVELLYPVKEKVFYSLMRESGYMHIQCTKPDTVGSALNDSPVGLAAYILEKFSTWTNTEFRYLEDGGLERKFSLDDLLTNVMLYWTTATIVSSQRFYKENLGQGWMTQKHERMKVYVPTGFSAFPSELMHTPEKWVRLKYPKLISYSYMARGGHFAAFEEPELLAQDIRKFLSVLERQ from the exons ATGTGGCTAGAAATCCTCCTGACTTCAGTGCTGGGCTTTGCCATCTACTGGTTCATCTCCCGGGACAAAGAGGAAACTTTGCCACTTGAAGATGGGTGGTGGGGCCCAGGCACGAGGCCCGCAGGCAGGGAGGACGAGAGCATCCACCCTTTCAAGGTGGAAACGTCAGATGAGGAGATCCAC GACTTACACCAGAGGATCGATAAGTTCCGTTTCACCCCACCTTTGGAGGACAGCTGCTTCCACTATGGCTTCAACTCCAACTACCTGAAGAAAGTCATCTCCTACTGGCGGAATGAATTTGACTGGAAGAAGCAGGTGGAGATTCTCAACAGATACCCTCACTTCAAGACTAAGATTGAAG GGCTGGACATCCACTTCATCCACGTGAAGCCCCCCCAGCTGCCCGCAGGCCGTACCCCGAAGCCCTTGCTGATGGTGCACGGCTGGCCTGGCTCTTTCTACGAGTTTTATAAGATCATCCCACTCCTGACTGACCCCAAGAACCATGGCCTGAGCGATGAGCACGTTTTTGAAGTCATCTGCCCTTCCATCCCTGGCTATGGCTTTTCAGAGGCATCCTCCAAGAAGG GGTTCAACTCGGTGGCCACCGCCAGGATCTTTTACAAGCTGATGCTGCGGCTGGGCTTCCAGGAATTCTACATTCAAGGAGGGGACTGGGGGGCCCTGATCTGCACCAATATGGCCCAGCTGGTGCCCAG CCACGTGAAAGGCCTGCACTTGAACATGGCTTTGGTTTTAAGCAACTTCTCTACCCTGACCCTTCTCCTGGGACGGCGTTTCGGGAGGTTTCTTGGCTACACTGAGAGGGATGTGGAGCTGCTGTACCCCGTCAAGGAGAAGGTCTTCTACAGCCTGATGAGGGAGAGCGGCTACATGCACATCCAGTGCACCAAGCCCGACACCGTGG GCTCTGCTCTGAATGACTCTCCTGTGGGTCTGGCTGCCTATATTCTAGAGAAGTTTTCCACCTGGACCAATACGGAATTCCGATACCTGGAGGATGGAGGCCTGGAAAG GAAGTTCTCCCTGGATGACCTGCTGACCAACGTCATGCTCTACTGGACAACAGCAACCATCGTCTCCTCCCAGCGCTTCTACAAGGAGAACCTGGGACAGGGCTGGATGACCCAGAAGCATGAGCG GATGAAGGTCTACGTGCCCACCGGCTTCTCTGCCTTCCCTTCTGAGCTAATGCACACGCCTGAAAAGTGGGTGAGGTTGAAGTACCCGAAGCTCATCTCCTATTCCTACATGGCTCGTGGGGGCCACTTTGCAGCCTTTGAGGAACCGGAGCTGCTCGCCCAGGACATCCGCAAGTTCCTGTCAGTGCTGGAGCGGCAGTGA